Part of the Candidatus Brocadia sinica JPN1 genome, TTGTTTCAGTCTTTAAAGAGACGTAAAACCAGATAGCCTGAATCAATTTCAAGAATTAACTTGGAATGAGATTGTGAACTTGTCATGCTGAATTTATTTCAGCATCTCCAACTTATTCCAATTAAAACAAGTTCAACACTCACTCAAATCTCTCCAACCTGGATTAAAGGTATTTATCAAATTTATTTTCCAATCTCTATGCCAATTCTTTAATTGTTTTTCTCTTTTTATAGCACTGTAAATATCATTCGTTACTTCAAAATATACTAATTTCGCAATGTTGTATTTCTTTGTAAATCCAGCTACCAATTTATTTCTATGTTCGTACATTCTGCGCTTAAGATTATTTGTAACCCCGATGTAAAAAACTTCATTCGATTTGTTTGTAAGAATGTAAACAAAATACTCCCTCGATTCTCTGGTAAAATTGGACATTGTGCTATTCCAGAAAATAGGTTTAGCCGGAATTTATCAAAAACTCCAGATTCCGAAACAAGTTCGGAATGACACAGCAAAAAATGCAGAAATGTTAAATCAAATATGCCTCGTTGTCATTTTTTTAATTTTCTAAATGTTAAATTCAGGATAATTTCAATATATTATAGACTGTATTCATGTCCATATTCTCACGAACAATGTCGGCCAATTTATTGTATCTTTGCTCCTTTATGCTTTTAAAACCCACATGACATTCACGAGACGGTTCCAATCCCTTTTTTGACCTGAGACAATTCATGAGCTTTAACCGGAATTCGTCGTTATCAAAGATACCGTGTATATAGGTACCCAGCACCTTGCCATCGGCAGAAACACAGCCATCCAGTATGTTCACTGTTTTTCCAGCCCGTTCGGTAATCCTTGCAAAAGGCTTAAGAGCCTTATGTCCGTTAAATATCGTATCTCCCATGTGAATTTCATAGCCCGCTAACTCATCATTGACATGAAACAAATTTTCATGATCAAGCAGGGACGCCTTTACCTGATAGGTCTGTTTTTCCCTGGCAAAGGTAGTTACGGTGTTTAGTAAACCCATGCCCTGAATACTGTCCGTTGCCGATTCGACATGATACGGGTCATTGATCTGCTTTCCTAACATCTGGTATCCGCCACAAATACCCATAATCATCGTTCCGCACATTGATAGATTTTTGATTTCTTCAGAAATATCCCTTTCTTCCAAAAAGATTAAATCCCCTATAGTATTTTTTGTACCCGGGATAATTAGCAAGTCCGGCTTGCCAATATTTTCAGCCTTATCCACAAATCTCACTCTGACATCTTTTCCATGGGTAAATATATTGAAATCGGTAAAATTTGATATACGGGGTAATTTGATTACAACAATATCGATGAAAGAAGCCGGGAGTCGGGAGTCGGGGGTCAAGGCCTTGTCTCCTGTATTCTGACCCCTGACCCCTGATCCCTGATCCCTATCATTGTTGCCCGAATACTCAAGTGAAACGGAATCTTCGTCATCGATGCTGAGATTGTGAATGTAAGGAATGATACCGAGAACAGGTTTATTGATACGGTTTTCCAGCATATCCAATCCTGGCTGTAATATGCCTTTGTCTCCCCGGAATTTATTAAACACAATCCCCTTTACCCTGTCTCTCTCAGTTGCTGTTAACAATTCTAATGTCCCGACAATCCATGCAAAGGCACCGCCACGGTCAATATCTGTTACCAACAATACAGGGGCCGATGCCATTTTTGCCATACCCATATTGACGATATCGTCATCTTTCAGGTTTATCTCAGCCGGGCTGCCTGCCCCTTCAATAACAATAATGTCGAACCGGTTTCTTAACGTATCATAAGCGCCTTTTATGATCGAAATAAATTCACCCTTCTTCTGATAATACTCCCTGGCAGTCATATTCCCTATTGGCTTACCCATGATAACAACCTGTGAACCACAGTCACCTGTGGGTTTAAGGAGTATGGGGTTCATCTCGACCATAGGCTCAATTCCCGCTGCCTCCGCTTGCGCCACCTGCGCCCTTCCCATTTCCTTTCCGTCTTTCGTCACAAAGGAATTCAAGGCCATATTCTGCGCTTTAAACGGTGCAACCCTATAACCGTCCTGTTTCAAGATACGGCACAGGGCACATACGAGAATACTCTTGCCCACATGCGAACCCGTACCCTGTATCATGATGGATCTATTTGTCATATGTTATGTTTTTCAATGCAGCAATAAGCCGCATATTTTCATCCCTTGTCCTTACCGCTACTCGAAAATACTTATCATTAAGCCCCATAAAATTTGAACAATCGCGAATGGCGATACCATACTCCAATAGTCGTTCACGTAGCAAAGGAGAAGTCATACCGACTCTATTTATTTTGATAAAGATATAATTGACCGTTGGTTTGTAAGGCAAAAGCCCATGAATATCGGCTAATTCGTTGAATAAATACAATCGCTCCTGTAGCATAAATTCTCTGCTTCTCGAAATAAATTCTTCGTCTTCTATAGCGACCCTTGCAGCATATTGGGCTAAAGTATTCACAGACCACGGTTCCTTGTATTCCGTCATTTTTTTTACTAAATCCACATGGGCAACAAGATATCCTATCCTCAAGCCGGGAAAGCCATAAAATTTTGTAAGTGATCTGACTACAATTAAATTACGCACTGTACCAGCATCATTGATAACACTGTATCTTTCCGGTGTATCAACAAAATCCATAAATGCCTCATCCACAACGAATATTATATCCGGATGTTGCCTTGCCATATTTACTATGACGGTCTTTTCTACCAGTTGCCCTGTAGGGTTGTTGGGATTACACAGAAAGACCATCTCTGCTTTTTTGTCATCAAAATGGTCTTCTCGATAGGTAAAACAAAAATCTTCTTCCACCATCAGCATAGTATGAAGTACCTCTGCGTGGCTGCATTTCAGCGCTTCAGCAAATTCGCTGAAGGTAGGCTGGAAAATAATCCCTTTGGCTGGTTTTATTGCACGGGGGATTAAATAAAACAACTCTGTTGAGCCATTTCCTACGATGATTTCGTCTTCTGAATGCCTGATTTTTTGGGTAATACATTTCCTCAGGCTGGAGCAATCAATATCGGGATAATGCAAAATATCGTCGAAATTCTTCCAGATGATTTTTCGAACGTTTTCTGGGTATCCCAGAGGATTAATGCTTGCACTAAAGTCGAGTATCCCGTTGCTTCCCTTCCGTTTGCCAGCGCTACAAGGTAATTGACGAATAGTATGCTTTATATTTCCGCCGTGACCTTTAAACATGGTTTTTCGCTAAAAAATGCATCCCATTTAGCCTGGATATCAAAAATTTTCTTGCTTCTCCAACAGTAAGAGGCAGGGCATCCATAGGAAGATTATCTTCATCTCTGAGTAGTTGCATTAACTGGGCAATCTGTGGAAGCTCCAAACAAGCGTGTTTTATTTCCATCGCATTTGAAAATATATCCTCAGGGGTCCCTGCTCTGAGGATATCACCATGGTACATAATTGCTAAACGGTCCATGTAGACTGGTACTAAATCAACGGAATTTGTTGCCATAATGACAGTAATACCATACTTGTTGTTTAATTCTCTTAGCAGTACCATAAGAGAAGTAACACCAACAGGGTCAAGACCGCATGTGGGTTCATCCAAAACAAGCACCTCGGGTCTCATTGCCAGGACTCCTGCAATACAAACCCGCTTCCTTTGTCCAAAACTCAGGGCATCGACGGTTTTCCTTGCATAAGGCTTCATACCTACCAATGACAATGCCTCATCCACCCGATGTGCAATCTCATTCTTTGACAACCCAAGATTCATGGGCCCGAAGGCTACATCCTCCCAAACAGACGGGGCAAACAACTGATCGTTTGGGTCCTGGAATACAATTCCTACTCTCTGAAATATCTCTTTTGATGTATATTGAGCCAGAGGCTTTTGTTCTAATAAGAGTTCTCCTCCCATTGGTTTTAGTAAGCCGTTGAGGTGTTTTAACAGCGTTGTCTTGCCGGACCCATTTGGACCGAGTATGGCTAAGAATTCTCCTTTCAAGATGTCCAAACAAACACCATGCAGCGCATGTGTTCCGTCATGATACCGGTACTGAACATTGTTAATTTGTAGTATCACCATATCTGCATCTTTCCCATATAGACAAACAGGGGTAAAATAATGACCATTCCTATGACGAGCGTGTAATCTTTTTTATTCCATGACGATAGGTTAACCGTCAATATGCCACCGCCTTCGTAACCTCTGGCATACATCGCTTCATAGGTTCGTTCTGCCCTTTCGAAGGCACGGATGATAAGCAATCCGCCTAATATTCCCAGGGATTTTATTGTTTTTTTCCACGAGGTATGGCCTAAGCGCGATTTTTGAGCGGTCCACATGGTAGATACTTCATCTAAGAGATGGAAGATATATCGATAGATAAAGGCCAGCAGTTCGACTATGGTGTTTGGTACATGAAACCATTTTAGACCCGCACACAGCAGACTTATTGTTGTGGTAAAGGAAAATAGCATGAGTAATGAAATACCTCCCATCACCTTGCTGCAGGTATAAAATCCACTCCGCAGTCCTTCTTCTTTCAATAGTATATTGTATCCTGCAATTGAAAAGGACAGCCACGCTGTTTGTCCCTCATGCAGCCCTTTTATAATCAGGATTAACATTGCAAACAATACCGGCAGAAGCATGCTTCGAAGGATTGCTATAAGAGGAATTTTTACAGAAAGGAGCAGGATGAAAGATACGGAAAGGAAAAGTGACGGGATGCATATATTTTTTGCCCATAGATTTATTGCAAGCAGCGAAATGACGTAGAACAGCTTTACCCTTACGTCAACCCTTGTCAGCCAGTTGTTCTGGCGGGCGTACATATCAGAAAATGTGTGATGGAAAAATGCCATAAGGCGCTAAATTATTGTCTATTTTTCATAAAAAAGTTTTCGTACATTAAATCCGATAACAAACCCGCCAATTACCCCTGCAAAGGTAAACACAAAAAGGAGCAAATCACCCTGGGCGGTATTGATATAAGGGTCACGGGGTGGGTAGCCGTACTTGGCAGCATATTTACCCACAATGCTTATATCAATGCCGGTCCATGCCTCTTCTTCGTTTGTTTGTGCTGCAGGCATATCAGCATTCTCCGAACGTTCTTCTGCAAATAATGCAGTGGAGAGCACAGATGAAATCAGAAAAACAATAAAGAAGATATTTGTCTTATGGCTGAATGGATTTTGTATCATCTCGTATTACCCCAAGGGTTAGCAAAATACCCGGTCTCCGTTTATAAACAAAGACCAGCACAAATCCCACCACGGCGCCCTCAACGACACATAAAATTCCCTGTGATGTCATCATGAACACCAAAAAAATTTCTGCAGTGGCGTTCAAGAATGACCCTCCTTTTCCTACCACAAGAAGTCCCAGCTCAAGAGCTGTGCCTAAATAGGTAAGTAAATCAGAGGCCATGCCGGCAAGAAACCCGCACCAAAATAGTGGCAATCCGCATCGGTATGCTATTTTGAATGCAAAATATCCGGAAAATGAGCCCAGAATACCCATGGAAAATATGTTTCCACCCAGCGTAGTTAGCCCCCCATGAGCGAGAAACAAGGCCTGAATCAGTAAGGCAATGGCTGCCACCAGCACGCTAACAAAAGGACCCAGCAACACAGCGCTCATGCCTGTGCCACACGGATGAGAAGTAGCCATTCCATTCAGGGCAATAACCGGGATGGGAAAACAGGAGAATACAAATACCGCCGCTCCAAGCATACCCACCATAGGCAGAAAACTTGGCACCCTCTTTTTCCTTCGTTTTAGGTGATACGTTCCAATCCCTACAAAAGGCAGTGATACCGCAAACCATGTAAAAACCCATTTGGGAGGTAAAATTCCTTCGGTAATATGCATGGCATATACTACATTTTCTAATGCAAAAAATGATGTAAAAAAAATGAAGGTAATGAATAGTAGTGTCCTTGACATTGCACCTTTCCTAAAACAAAAAAACCCATGTCTCCGATAGGGATGACATGGGTTTTTTTTGAAAAACTTTCAGACCGCGGATTTCATAAATGGCACAGAAAAAATTCCGTGATAGTTTACCACAGTGCGGAGAATTCAGAGAAAAACTAACGAAAGGTAATTTGGCTTGCCATTCTCTGAAGATATTAGTTTTCTCTGCTGGGGGGCTCAACTGTCAGGACGCATTTTCACATATATCTGTGTAATTAGCGAAATTGGCGGTTTATACCCTTCACCTTCTTTACCATCGAAGACTACGTGAAGTAATTACAGGCAGGTCTTCTGGCTCCCGGATCATCCTACCGGCCACCCCTTCCCAGAAAGCTGTTTGAATAGTTTAAACGGCTTTTCCAGTGGTATTGTGACTTTCGTTCCCGGTTACAGCGGCGGGTCCGCTCCTCATCTCATTTGTATAAAAACAAGATATGGATTCCCTTTTAACGCCCACATTGTTTGCGGGAGAAACACCTGCAATTAATTTTATTGACTAAAAAGAGCAAACTTCCTTATGACCAGACAATTTTACTTTATACACCAACTGCTTGTCAAATTAAATGTTTTTCAGTAATAAGGAGTGTAATTCTCAAAGTTCCTCATTTTTCCTTTGATTCTCTGTGATGAGAAATATAAAATACCGCCTAAACGGAACAGTTTGTGATGGTTTGAGATTTGGACTTTTGGGTAATTTTCTTGATAAAGGGGGTGTGATTCACATGGGATTAAAAAAGAACGTCCGTACGGTTTTTCTTCTCACTGCAATTCTCATTGCTATGATGGGATCAGGCTGTGCAATGTTTAAGAAGAGACCTCTCCTGGTGCCTCGAGAATCCGGGGATACCCTTGTAGAGATTACAGACCCCAATCAACTTCCCAAATTTCAGGATGATTATAGCAGAGACTCCCTGTTGAGTTCGATAGATAACAGTCTCGACTATTTTAAAAGGGTTAAGGCCAATCCATATGGTTTTCATATGACAGGTTTTTCACATGAAAGTCTGGAAGATACCTTGAAGTTCTTTCGAGAGGGTTTCCTTCGTTGCAGAGACGCCGAGGAACTCAACGATTTTATTATTAAAAATTTCAGGGTTTTTCAGGCTATTGGAAAAGCTTATGAGGGTCAGGTGCATTTTACCGGTTATGGAACACCTATTTATGATGGAAGTCTTACGCTAACCGGGGAATTTCGTTACCCTCTTTATAAAATACCATCCGACTTTAAAAAACCTTATTATACACGACGTGAAATTGAGGAACGTGGCCTCTTAAAAGGAAATGAAATTGCCTATCTGAAATCAAAATTAGATGCCTATCTTATCCATGTTCAGGGATCAGGGCAAATCAAATTGCCATCGGGAGAGATGGTCTATGTGGGATATGGGGCAGACTCGGGACACAAATACAACAGTATTGGACGCATGTTGGTCATGGATGGCAAGATTCCCGAAGAGGAATTAACCCTTTCTACGCTTATCAACTACTTTGAACAACATCCCAATGAATTGGATTATTATCTCAGGAAAAATGATCGCTTTATCTTTTTCAAAAGAGTCAATTACGCTACCCCGTATGGTTCCATAGGCGTACCTGTCACCCCGATGAGAAGTATTGCTACCGATAAGAAAGTCTTTCCTGCAGGTGGACTTGCCTTTTCTGTTATAGAACCAAAGAAGGCGAAGAAGACCTGGAAGTTTTGGGAAAAGGGGAAGAGTGAGGCAGGAAAATCCTTCTTTGTTCTGGATCAGGATACAGGAAGTGCGATACAAACTCCAGCCAGAGCCGATGTGTATTTTGGGATTGGAGACCAGGCCATGTATGAGGCGGGGAATTTGAATACCTTCGGTCAGCTCTATTATCTCCTGAGGCGATAGATTTCTTCGCAAATAATTTTATTGACAATCTAAATATTTTTTGTTAATAAACTATAGCGAAAAAGGCAAACCTTGGGTGATCAGGGGGCGCAAAGGAAAAGGGTCTTTACCCACCACGGGAAGCTAGGACAATAAAGATAGCCTTACTGCCAAAAGATATTTTAGTAGTAAGGCTTTTTTTATCCAGTAAATAAACAAAACTAAAAAAGAATCTAAAAATATAAAACAATTTGTCTAATGTATTAGACAAATTTGCAAAAAAGTAAAGAAGGAATGAAGATATAAAAGAAATTTTTTATGGAAAATCATGAAAAATCTCTTTGATTTTTTAATCATTACAATAAACATAAGTGTTTGTGATTAAGCCTATTACGTAAATATTAATTCAGGATGCTCCAGTTTGCTCAAATTAATAAAAAGGCATGGTGTTTAATATTTTGATCATTAAGTGAATTAGTGGAATGTAATTTGTGCATTTCATAATACTACGAAAAAAGGCATCAGTTTAATTTTCAGAATAAGTTTTAGCGAATGTTAAGAAAAAGGCGAGCCCTGAGCAATTAGGGGAAGCGAGTTAAAGGGTCTTTTACTTACAGGGATGTGGGATAGGAAAGACAGCCTTACGGTTGAAGGTGTTTCATAAATAAATATTTTTTGCAGCAAGGTTTTATTATCAATAATCAAAAAGGCAATCCGTGTATCCGCATTAACCATGTATTTAGCTATAATTGAGATGCATTCGTGCTGAAGATCGTAAGACCCTTATTTTAGAAAAGGAGGATTAGATGGGAGGGAAGAATAAGATGTATAAATCGTTATTTATTTCTGGCATTCTGGCATTTACTCTTTACGGGTGCGGAACTTTTAAATTTGAAACTGGTGTTGATCATGAGAAAGAGAAAGGGCCACACTATCATGGACATGTTGAAGGGGAACCACCACCAAGGCATCTGCGTGGTCATGTTCATGAGCCAGAACCACCAAAATCAGACATGTGTGTTACAGATGGGGCGTATCCCACAAATGACAAGGATTGTTGCAGTGTAGTTTATCTGCAAAAAATGGGGCCATGCTCTGGGCGTGTTGGTCAGGAATACTGTTATACGGTAAAAGCTACTAACCTTACCAAGAGAAAAGTTAAAGATGTTGAAGTTGTTCAGACCCTTCCAAAGAATTTTGAGATAAAAAGTTCTGATCCTGAAATGGGAAGCGGAAGCGGCGGGGGTGTGGCAAAATGGTTCCTCGGAGAGCTTGGGCCTGAGGAGACGAAAGAAATTCATGTGTGCGGTGTTCCGACGCAAAGCGGAAATATGCCATTCTGTACTGATGTGACATATAAATTACCGGAACTCTGTTTGGATCCGCTTATTACGGAACCGAAGGTGACTATTGCCAAGCGTGCACCATCTGAAGTTCTGCTCTGCGATATGATACCAGTGACTTTTGTGGTAACCAACACGGGTACAGGACTTGCGACCAATGTTAAGGTTCGGGAATCATTGCCACAAGGCCTGAAGGCTCAGGATGGTAAAACTGATGTAGAGTTAGACGTTGGCTCATTAAAACCTGGAGAGTCGAGAGAGGTAACATTAACGGTTCAGGCAGAAAAGACAGGTACGTTTAACAATAGTGCGACGGTAGTTGCAGAAGGTGGTTTAAGTGCAGAATCCAATACAACCACAACCACAGTAAAACAGCCGGTGCTTACGATCGCAAAAACCGGACCTGATAAGGTATTTTTGGGACGCAATATCAGTTACGATATTGTTGTAACGAATGAGGGTGATGGAGTGGCGGCTGCAACGATTATTGAGGATGCTATACCTGCAAACACATCAGTTGCAAGCGCAACCGAAGGAGCTATGATGTCAGGTAGCATAGTCACATGGAATTTGGGAACCTTACAGCCGCAGGATTCAAGGAAGGTTCGTGTGACTTTTACACCAAGAGATATTGGTGTAGTGAAAAACACGGCAACGGTAAAGGCTAACTGCGCTGAGGCAGTGTCCGCATCGGCATCCACTGAAGTATCGGGTATTGCTGCAATCCTGCTTGAAGTAATCGATGTGGAGGATCCAATTGAGGTAGGTGGTAACGAGACTTACGTAATTACAGTAACCAATCAGGGTTCTGAGACGGGTACTGGCATCAAGGTTACCTGCGTGCTTGAGGATACAATGCAATATGTATCTTCTTCTGGACCGACAAATGCGGCAGTCTCTGCGGACGGCAAGACGATAACCTTTGAATCTTTGCCAACCCTTGCATCAAAGGCAAAAGCAACTTGGAATGTTGTTGTTAAGGCATTAAGTGAAGGAGATACCCGTTTCAAAGTTACCATGAGTGAGGATTGCCTGACGAGACCTGTCGAAGAGACTGAGGCTACACACTTCTATAAGTAATGTTTATGAGTAAAGTACTGAATTCAAATCACGGACTTATCAGATAGGGTGGTTTGAACTGAAATGAAGTTTGAGTCTCCATGATGTGTAGTTACGAAATTCAGTAAATTATTTAAGGAAAGCCGGGGCGCTTTACTGTCGCACCGGCTTTCTTTTTTTGTAAAAGTATGAGTTTCTATTTTTCATAGGTGCTCAATAAGCCTTCGAAAGGAGTAAAGTATGGGTTACTGGAAAAGATGTTATACGTTGTTGCTTTTGATTCTCATGGGCACGTCTTGTATGTATGGTTGTCGTTATCAAGAAGGTGCTTTTATACATGATAAACCGCCGTATTACCACGGGCATGTAGAGAATGAACCAGGATACAGACATGAAAGCATGCATCAACGCGGTGAGACAAAAGCGGTTTATGAAACAAGTGAAACTGATAAAATATTTTCTACAAGCAGGAAAGAGTATGGAGTTGTTTCTATAGAAAAGGATGCGCCCGCTGAAATCCAGGTTGGTAAATTATTTAATTATACCATTAAAATTACTAATCATACTGGCGAAAAAATAAAAAATGTTGAAGTCACCGAGACTTTTTCCCATAAGTATGATCTAAGAGGTTCTATTCCAAAGGTGGAGAAGGAGGCCAGAGAGGGCATGGCAAAATGGTCTATAGGAGATTTAAATCCGGCAGAGACGAAGACAATACGGATTACCGGCGTGCCCCTGGAAACCGGGGATGTGCCGTTTTGTACAGATGTGGCATATAACTTACCGCCACTTTGTAATATAACAAATGCCGTGGAACCAAAATTAACTATTGCCAAGAGCGCTCCGAAAGAGGTTTTGCTTTGTGATACAATACCAATAAACCTGGTGGTAACAAATACGGGCACGGGTGTTGCGCAAAATTTGCAGATAAAAGATTCGTTAGCTCCCGGATTGAGGACGGTGGATGGTAAAAATGACATAGTTCAGGAAATTGGTATTTTAAAGCCGGGAGAATCGAGAGAAATTGCCTTGTCTGTTAAGGCAGACAAAACAGGAAAGTTTAGTAACACCGCAACAGTTGTTGCTGAAGGTGGGTTGCGTGCAGAATCTAATACTGTCACGACTATTGTAAAGCAACCGTTACTTACTATCAGAAAAAGAGGGCCAGAAAGGATTTATACAGGCCGAAATATTACTTACAATATTGATGTAAGCAATAAAGGTGATGGGCCTGCGGCATCAGCAATCATTGAAGATATAATACCGGGGAATGCTTCCTTTGTAAGTGCTAGCCAAGGTGGTATATTCGCTGGTAATACCGTAACATGGAATTTGGGAACCTTGCAGCCACGAGATTCAAGAAAAGTTAGTGTGACTCTGAAGGATAAGGGGCTTGGTGTAGTAAAAAATATTGCTACCGTTAAGGCTGTCTGTGCAGCGCCAGTTTCGGCGTCAGCAACCACGCAAGTGTTGGGTATTGCTGCAATCCTGCTTGAGGTAATCGATGTAGAAGACCCAATCGAGGTTGGTGATAACGAGACTTATGTAATTACGGTAACCAATCAGGGTTCTGAGACAGGAACTAATATAAAGGTTGTTTGTATGCTAGAGGATACAATGCAATATGTCTCATCGTCTGGTCCTACAACCGGAACAGTCTCTGTTGATGGCAAGACGGTAACCTTTGATCCATTACCTACTCTCGCATCAAAGGCAAACACATCATGGAAAGTCGTTGTTAAGGCATTAGATACCGGGGATGTTCGCTTTAAAGTTAATATGATTGAGGATTGTCTGAAAAGGCCAGTTGAAGAGACTGAGGCGACAAACTTCTATAAATAGTGGTGTTTTAATAATTAGTACTGGAAAAGTTTATCAAATCAGCAAAGATGGGGAGATTAGAGGTATGAAATCAAATCTACTCAGAAGGTTAATGTTAAGATGAAACATAGATTATAGCTTGACATAAATAATATTCATTAGCTATAATTTTAACTAAATTAGGAGTTTAATTTTAATTATTACTAAAAAACCATCAATAGAAGGAGGGTATTTTTGGACAATGTGTTAAACAAAGAAATAAAGAATATCATCGAAGCCTGCCCGGAAGTTGGTCGTATTCTGGATGAATATGGGATTGGCTGTGTTCCCTGTTCAGTCGGGAGTTGTCTTCTGAAGGATATTGTAGGGATCCATAATCTCGATCCGGAGCAAGAAGCTACCTTGATGTACAGAATAGAAAAAGCTATTTATCCGGATAGGAATGTTTCCAAACCTGTAGTGGATACGACCAAAAAATCATCTCCAAAAA contains:
- a CDS encoding GIY-YIG nuclease family protein; protein product: MSNFTRESREYFVYILTNKSNEVFYIGVTNNLKRRMYEHRNKLVAGFTKKYNIAKLVYFEVTNDIYSAIKREKQLKNWHRDWKINLINTFNPGWRDLSEC
- a CDS encoding cobyric acid synthase, which encodes MTNRSIMIQGTGSHVGKSILVCALCRILKQDGYRVAPFKAQNMALNSFVTKDGKEMGRAQVAQAEAAGIEPMVEMNPILLKPTGDCGSQVVIMGKPIGNMTAREYYQKKGEFISIIKGAYDTLRNRFDIIVIEGAGSPAEINLKDDDIVNMGMAKMASAPVLLVTDIDRGGAFAWIVGTLELLTATERDRVKGIVFNKFRGDKGILQPGLDMLENRINKPVLGIIPYIHNLSIDDEDSVSLEYSGNNDRDQGSGVRGQNTGDKALTPDSRLPASFIDIVVIKLPRISNFTDFNIFTHGKDVRVRFVDKAENIGKPDLLIIPGTKNTIGDLIFLEERDISEEIKNLSMCGTMIMGICGGYQMLGKQINDPYHVESATDSIQGMGLLNTVTTFAREKQTYQVKASLLDHENLFHVNDELAGYEIHMGDTIFNGHKALKPFARITERAGKTVNILDGCVSADGKVLGTYIHGIFDNDEFRLKLMNCLRSKKGLEPSRECHVGFKSIKEQRYNKLADIVRENMDMNTVYNILKLS
- the cobD gene encoding threonine-phosphate decarboxylase CobD yields the protein MFKGHGGNIKHTIRQLPCSAGKRKGSNGILDFSASINPLGYPENVRKIIWKNFDDILHYPDIDCSSLRKCITQKIRHSEDEIIVGNGSTELFYLIPRAIKPAKGIIFQPTFSEFAEALKCSHAEVLHTMLMVEEDFCFTYREDHFDDKKAEMVFLCNPNNPTGQLVEKTVIVNMARQHPDIIFVVDEAFMDFVDTPERYSVINDAGTVRNLIVVRSLTKFYGFPGLRIGYLVAHVDLVKKMTEYKEPWSVNTLAQYAARVAIEDEEFISRSREFMLQERLYLFNELADIHGLLPYKPTVNYIFIKINRVGMTSPLLRERLLEYGIAIRDCSNFMGLNDKYFRVAVRTRDENMRLIAALKNITYDK
- a CDS encoding ATP-binding cassette domain-containing protein translates to MVILQINNVQYRYHDGTHALHGVCLDILKGEFLAILGPNGSGKTTLLKHLNGLLKPMGGELLLEQKPLAQYTSKEIFQRVGIVFQDPNDQLFAPSVWEDVAFGPMNLGLSKNEIAHRVDEALSLVGMKPYARKTVDALSFGQRKRVCIAGVLAMRPEVLVLDEPTCGLDPVGVTSLMVLLRELNNKYGITVIMATNSVDLVPVYMDRLAIMYHGDILRAGTPEDIFSNAMEIKHACLELPQIAQLMQLLRDEDNLPMDALPLTVGEARKFLISRLNGMHFLAKNHV
- the cbiQ gene encoding cobalt ECF transporter T component CbiQ, whose translation is MAFFHHTFSDMYARQNNWLTRVDVRVKLFYVISLLAINLWAKNICIPSLFLSVSFILLLSVKIPLIAILRSMLLPVLFAMLILIIKGLHEGQTAWLSFSIAGYNILLKEEGLRSGFYTCSKVMGGISLLMLFSFTTTISLLCAGLKWFHVPNTIVELLAFIYRYIFHLLDEVSTMWTAQKSRLGHTSWKKTIKSLGILGGLLIIRAFERAERTYEAMYARGYEGGGILTVNLSSWNKKDYTLVIGMVIILPLFVYMGKMQIW
- a CDS encoding energy-coupling factor ABC transporter permease — encoded protein: MSRTLLFITFIFFTSFFALENVVYAMHITEGILPPKWVFTWFAVSLPFVGIGTYHLKRRKKRVPSFLPMVGMLGAAVFVFSCFPIPVIALNGMATSHPCGTGMSAVLLGPFVSVLVAAIALLIQALFLAHGGLTTLGGNIFSMGILGSFSGYFAFKIAYRCGLPLFWCGFLAGMASDLLTYLGTALELGLLVVGKGGSFLNATAEIFLVFMMTSQGILCVVEGAVVGFVLVFVYKRRPGILLTLGVIRDDTKSIQP
- a CDS encoding murein transglycosylase A; translated protein: MGLKKNVRTVFLLTAILIAMMGSGCAMFKKRPLLVPRESGDTLVEITDPNQLPKFQDDYSRDSLLSSIDNSLDYFKRVKANPYGFHMTGFSHESLEDTLKFFREGFLRCRDAEELNDFIIKNFRVFQAIGKAYEGQVHFTGYGTPIYDGSLTLTGEFRYPLYKIPSDFKKPYYTRREIEERGLLKGNEIAYLKSKLDAYLIHVQGSGQIKLPSGEMVYVGYGADSGHKYNSIGRMLVMDGKIPEEELTLSTLINYFEQHPNELDYYLRKNDRFIFFKRVNYATPYGSIGVPVTPMRSIATDKKVFPAGGLAFSVIEPKKAKKTWKFWEKGKSEAGKSFFVLDQDTGSAIQTPARADVYFGIGDQAMYEAGNLNTFGQLYYLLRR
- a CDS encoding DUF11 domain-containing protein, whose protein sequence is MGGKNKMYKSLFISGILAFTLYGCGTFKFETGVDHEKEKGPHYHGHVEGEPPPRHLRGHVHEPEPPKSDMCVTDGAYPTNDKDCCSVVYLQKMGPCSGRVGQEYCYTVKATNLTKRKVKDVEVVQTLPKNFEIKSSDPEMGSGSGGGVAKWFLGELGPEETKEIHVCGVPTQSGNMPFCTDVTYKLPELCLDPLITEPKVTIAKRAPSEVLLCDMIPVTFVVTNTGTGLATNVKVRESLPQGLKAQDGKTDVELDVGSLKPGESREVTLTVQAEKTGTFNNSATVVAEGGLSAESNTTTTTVKQPVLTIAKTGPDKVFLGRNISYDIVVTNEGDGVAAATIIEDAIPANTSVASATEGAMMSGSIVTWNLGTLQPQDSRKVRVTFTPRDIGVVKNTATVKANCAEAVSASASTEVSGIAAILLEVIDVEDPIEVGGNETYVITVTNQGSETGTGIKVTCVLEDTMQYVSSSGPTNAAVSADGKTITFESLPTLASKAKATWNVVVKALSEGDTRFKVTMSEDCLTRPVEETEATHFYK